TTGCCAAGGGTGAAGCCTTAGCACCCAGGTGGAataaagccttcccaagcaagggtggtgctccaggggcaccacaattcctgccgaagctcaccacacatttcatttccctgtggcgcCTGGCAGGACACGAGCGGCTCTTGACTGCTGCTAGTCCCCccgtcttttggtaaaaatggaagtttttcctcctgctgggcctgctccagttccagcgccttggggcctgaggcctggcacggcctgtgtgccagaggccttCCGACCGCTAGGCCGGCCTCCACCAAGAGGAGTCTGCCTCAGGCCACAACGGTCACCTCTAGGGAAAACGGCTTCTTTTATCGAGCAGGGCCCTGCCCAAACCCCAGGGCAAAGCGCTGgccgcaggcgcagggaggtggcccttgccccctgccctgtcctgcgcggggctccccggggcgaGGCAGGCCCGgccatactggagagggccccagccccgccccgcaggccccgcccactttccgttgggctcagaccgttggtcacggggagcccacggccaccacaggcagcagggcagagccgtgctggcacgcagcggcgctggcaggaggcagcctctggcccagcagcgctgccacagcaccagcaccccgcttcccagcctcgccgtcgccggctgggccccctcctcgctgcacggccagggccctcctctcccgggcaggatgggccaggccagctgctgctgcggctccaggtgggctccccccgggctcggggacacgcgggcacagctgggccacgcagcactggcgttgctcatgcccgccgctctctgctctgcagggaggctctcagcgacgccgagccggtgctgagcgcggacgtgcggctgacccggggccgcaagaggagcgagaggcgccttctgctcctccacgaggaactggtggtcgccaagttgcggtaagaccctcagagcccagatccttgcccccagccccggcccagggacaccctggcaccagccccaggccccggcccctcggtgctggaggcaccaatgtccgtcccaagggcaggtgggggacagggctctgcgcgtggggacccagcccaaggagcccccctccagctcagtgcccgcctctgctctctgcagacatggcaccagcctgcgcccacagctccgcctggcgctggaccagctgtgggtgctcagcagcgggaaggaggctgcggggcaggagggacaggaggaggaggaaggcaccgatgaggacagcacctctgtcatcctcgcctggcccaccggctcctgcatcgccacttttgggtgagtcgtggtcgggcagcagaggttcccagccgtgcccacgccatcccatgaacacaggcctctgccttgcgtgcagagctgggcagggagcaggcagctcgctggcagggagggagggatgtgggatgtttccccatcctgcatcccctggtcaccttttggtccccagaagggaagggcaaatgcagccgctcaggcaggacagagcgacccagggcttggacagcgcctctgtcctgccccacagcacagggctgtgcaggcacccacctttgcccagggctgggggcagcagggcctgacgctctctctcctctctatctgcagatcccaggcactgaaggagctgtgggtggccacgctgctggggtaagccggggggatgctccaggagaagctggatggacgggggaacacagcccccagctggggaaggtgcccccgtggctgggagcagctctcgggcacagctgcctgacaagagacaagagacggcttggggctcacccagctctctccctctcccttcccggtgcacaggacaccagaaggacGCACGGGAGCCCGCGTCACCCATCTGacatccatcaagctcctggagagggagctgagccgccgccacgccgtgagtgtctctctgctctgggccctgtccccaagcactgctcctgcagccgagcagcagagccatggctgctcaccttcttcccctccttctctcctgcccagtggaggacactgcgcgccaggagcctggagaggctgatggaggcacaggcagaggtgagaatggctgccttgcacctgcctctggctgcgcCGGGATGCGCAGGGACTGGGGTGAGCTTGTgcgggagggacagagggtctGATGGTGccactcagggagcagagagttttgggaagccagcagcacgCCAGCACGTTCTgactggtgacactgggaggaaccctgccacatggggaagagagcccgggagggcagagggtcccagctctgccgcgctcaggctgctggtggccctttctgctgcggggctgctctccaagcacagcccgattcttggttcttgcaggctcatcccaagcaagggcctgcgacggccccatctgcaaacgcagggggactttgccccgcaccaggtgagtttgggaaagcaaggcaacCTCCTGCAATGCTGTGCTCACTTGTCCCGAGTGTCGCCATGCAGGTTGGGCAGCCCACGGAAGGATGTCACCTGGACGGACAAGGacaactgctgggcagtgcctgctggataTGCTTCTGCGGGGACacggagcctctgctgctgcccgcagcttgcaggagggcagggcgaaggctggcacaggctgacccCGTGGCACGATGGCTCTCAAGAGCCTCTAAGTCAACACCTCCGAGCCACAGCCgcggttccagctgctgcctccctgcccatcctgccgcaccacacagcaccgtgctgccggcagggcagcgcagggcagggcaggcgctgggaccgctggcctggggtctccattggtggtgtcttactctgttttcctctgcagcaggagggagcagcagcgggagcagcaccagcaggaggaggatggggctgccctggcccttcgccctgcggcgcaccccggccgctgcccaggcaccagggcaggcgggctccagctgcagcagggcgctctttgggcagcccctggcagccctctgtggggaggacaacacgctgccccggcccatccaggtaagccagcctggacagacggggtccccagccctccctccggctgctctggagagggcctgcgtgtccccagcagctgcggggacagggcactgggctctgcacccccagaacCTGCTTCTGGTCCCAGACCCTTTGTGGCGCTTAGGCAACCACgtctggggcagagctctggtcctTGCCACCGCTTGGTTCTTCAGCCAAGCAAgtggcctcctgcctctcctgcaggagctgctggctgtcctgcgccAGCAAGGACCAGCAACGGAGGGGATATTCCGCAGAGCTGCCGGTGGGACAGAACTTCGGCAGCTGCGCGAGGCCCTGGACCGCGGCAAGGACATCGACGTAGGAAgccagcctgcgctgctgctggccgtcatcttgaaggtgagcacttctgacgtgcagctggaggagctcctggctggcctgcagcgttcaaaggctcacctgcagcccttggcattgcaggacttcctgcgaagcatccccaccaagctcctcgtcgtcgacctctacgaggactggatggcagccatggagagggccagcaagcaggccaaggtggaggagctgaaagcgtaagtgtgggcagcagcctgcctggtgagcagggaccgggagagttctgggacctgcctgcaaaggcacgggctcctcagaaagctgtcttttcgggcagctgcaaagctgtgcaacacggccgctggctcccacccgcctggggccagctgcggggacggctgtgggcaccctctgcttcatcagccttgtcttcctcttccctcagggtggctGACAAGTTGCCTGCggccaacctcctcctcctgaagcggctgatggccctgctgcagcacatcggccacaacgcagccaccagcagaatgagctgcagcaacctggccatctgcgtcgggcccaacctgctgagcccacccaacgaggacctgctcccgctgcaggccatgctggcggtgaccgagaaggtacgccctacccagcagccagtgctgccttcccggcccatcggagcttggctgttgcgaggtccctggctgcctcctcccttgggccagtgctggtgggctgggtgcctggaagagcaacccccagccgcagccgcctGCGCAGGCgaagggtcagcagtgggaaaggctgcttgacacgtctgcaggcacctggcttgagaccaaggctttgatgtctgcaggtgaacgtgctggtggagttcctcattgaaaactgcggggacatctttggggaggaggtggccggcctctcccctccatcagccgaggaggtgccagcacccatggacagg
This sequence is a window from Falco peregrinus isolate bFalPer1 chromosome 14, bFalPer1.pri, whole genome shotgun sequence. Protein-coding genes within it:
- the LOC129785624 gene encoding T-cell activation Rho GTPase-activating protein-like; translation: FGQPLAALCGEDNTLPRPIQELLAVLRQQGPATEGIFRRAAGGTELRQLREALDRGKDIDVGSQPALLLAVILKDFLRSIPTKLLVVDLYEDWMAAMERASKQAKVEELKAVADKLPAANLLLLKRLMALLQHIGHNAATSRMSCSNLAICVGPNL